The Nitrospirota bacterium genome has a window encoding:
- a CDS encoding ABC transporter permease: MSAKREFLIQPAKRFLADVKNNRYMLWCLVVRDFKSRYTGSFIGFFWAVIQPIVTVITYTFVFSFVLKVRLGPAAGSQNFVLWLLCGLSPWLFFSENLIRSVGILSENKNLITKSLFPSELLPFSILLSNLVNHLIMGVIIVIAVLIYQKNITLLFFYFPVYLFFLSLASLGISWLISSINVYVKDIGQIIIVLINLWFFYTPIVYEPSMVPANMQFFLKLNPMYFVVDGYRLAFLGLEHPQWKGMLVVGVTSVFITILGALVFKRLKLDFAELL, encoded by the coding sequence ATGTCAGCTAAACGTGAATTTTTGATACAACCAGCTAAGAGATTCTTAGCGGATGTAAAAAACAACAGATATATGCTCTGGTGCCTCGTTGTGAGAGACTTTAAAAGCCGCTACACTGGGTCATTTATAGGGTTTTTCTGGGCGGTCATTCAACCCATTGTTACTGTTATTACATACACTTTTGTGTTTTCTTTTGTCCTAAAGGTTAGGTTAGGGCCTGCTGCAGGGTCACAGAATTTTGTCTTGTGGCTTCTCTGCGGATTATCTCCCTGGTTGTTTTTTTCTGAAAACCTCATACGCTCTGTCGGCATTCTTAGTGAAAACAAAAATTTAATAACTAAAAGCCTTTTCCCCTCAGAACTATTACCCTTTAGCATACTGCTTTCCAATCTTGTTAATCACCTCATAATGGGAGTTATAATTGTAATAGCCGTCCTGATTTATCAAAAAAACATTACCTTGCTGTTTTTTTATTTTCCGGTTTATCTTTTTTTCCTGAGTCTCGCCTCTTTGGGAATCAGTTGGCTTATATCAAGCATTAACGTTTATGTCAAAGATATTGGACAGATTATCATCGTGCTAATTAACCTTTGGTTTTTTTATACCCCTATCGTATATGAGCCGTCTATGGTGCCGGCTAATATGCAGTTTTTTTTGAAACTGAACCCTATGTACTTTGTAGTGGATGGTTATCGCCTAGCATTTCTTGGTTTAGAGCATCCGCAATGGAAAGGTATGCTTGTTGTTGGAGTGACAAGTGTTTTTATTACTATTTTGGGAGCTCTTGTGTTTAAACGCCTGAAACTTGATTTTGCTGAATTACTGTAG
- a CDS encoding methyl-accepting chemotaxis protein, whose protein sequence is MFKNLRISTRLYLLVGFMSVIIIVLSVLGITSSKSIKANFDNLYADRMVPLEQLAVINDKMRENVQQLLLASFHDPNIEVSKVHNADHPITKHTDKVDANIEDISKIWKDYMATNLTPEESELAKKFLETRTKFVNEGLKPCATFLKEGKFNDANLFVVKTVLPLYAQAKASVDDLVKLQKRVAKELEAENEKTYSNSRTLSITAVILCLLLSLAFAWWIISSIIKPINKAVNVANSLADGDLTLTIDVTGKDETGLLLTAMDTMVEKLKGVIEDVSASAENVSSGSMELSGTSNTVSQGATEQAASVEEVSSSMEEMASNIKQNADNAHQTERMSGKASQDALESGKAVDEAVVAMREIASKISIIEEIARQTNLLALNAAIEAARAGEHGKGFA, encoded by the coding sequence ATGTTTAAAAATCTAAGAATCAGTACCAGGCTGTATTTGCTTGTGGGTTTCATGTCGGTAATAATTATTGTTCTCAGTGTATTAGGGATAACTTCATCAAAGAGCATAAAAGCTAATTTCGACAACCTGTACGCTGACCGAATGGTACCTCTTGAGCAGTTAGCTGTAATAAATGACAAGATGCGTGAAAATGTACAGCAGTTGCTTCTTGCCTCGTTTCACGACCCTAACATAGAGGTGAGCAAGGTTCATAACGCCGACCACCCCATAACTAAACATACAGATAAAGTAGATGCAAATATTGAGGATATTTCTAAAATTTGGAAAGATTATATGGCTACAAACTTAACTCCAGAGGAAAGCGAACTGGCAAAGAAGTTTTTAGAAACCAGGACTAAATTTGTAAATGAGGGGTTAAAGCCTTGTGCAACATTTCTAAAAGAGGGGAAATTTAATGATGCCAACCTGTTTGTCGTTAAAACCGTGTTACCTCTCTACGCTCAGGCTAAAGCAAGTGTTGACGATTTGGTAAAACTGCAAAAACGTGTGGCAAAAGAATTGGAGGCGGAAAATGAGAAAACTTATTCTAATTCCCGTACGTTATCAATAACTGCCGTGATATTGTGTCTGCTACTTTCGCTTGCATTTGCATGGTGGATAATCAGTAGTATCATAAAACCTATAAACAAGGCTGTAAATGTTGCTAATAGTTTAGCTGATGGTGATCTAACATTAACCATAGATGTTACCGGTAAGGATGAAACAGGACTATTGCTGACAGCAATGGACACAATGGTGGAAAAGCTAAAAGGAGTTATAGAAGATGTAAGTGCATCAGCAGAGAATGTATCCTCTGGCAGTATGGAGTTAAGCGGGACATCCAACACTGTCTCCCAGGGTGCTACGGAGCAGGCGGCTTCAGTTGAAGAGGTCTCCTCATCAATGGAGGAGATGGCCTCTAATATTAAACAAAACGCTGACAACGCCCACCAGACAGAGCGGATGTCAGGAAAAGCGTCACAGGATGCTCTTGAAAGCGGAAAGGCTGTTGACGAGGCGGTCGTTGCTATGAGAGAGATTGCAAGTAAAATATCTATTATAGAGGAAATCGCGCGTCAAACGAATTTGTTAGCACTTAATGCGGCAATTGAGGCAGCACGAGCCGGAGAACATGGAAAGGGCTTTGCAG